The following DNA comes from bacterium.
TCTTCTATTCTGGGGAGTAACAGGCGGATCAGTTGATTCCATGGTTGCAAATTATACTGCATCAGGAAAGAGAAGAAAGAGAGATGATTACACTCCCGGAGGAGTCAATTCCAAAAGGCCTGACAGAGCTGTCATAGCTTATACTAATCTTATAAAAAGATATTTTAAAAATACAAAACCAATTGTTCTGGGAGGCGTTGAAGCCAGCCTCCGCTGTATTGCACATTACGATGCGTGGTCACGATCCATAAGACGTTCAATACTGTTTGATGCAAAAGCCGACTATATAGTCTACGGCATGGGAGACAGATCTGTCAGAGAACTTGCTGAGGATCTTTCACACGGAGGGAACGGGCATTCTGTCAGGGGAGTATGCTACATCTCCTCTGAACCTGAAGAAGATTTCATAGAGCTTCCGGATTACCAAACCGTTAAACAGGATAATCATGCATTTATTGAGATGTTCCGCGGGTTCTATGATAATAATGATCCTGTAAGCGGCAGAGGCCTGATGCAGAAGCAGGATACAAGGTATCTTATTCATAATCCTCCTGCAGAGTATCTTTCTCAGAAAGAACTTGATGATGTTTATAATATGGATTTTGAACTGGACGTGCATCCTGTTCATAGAAAAGAGGGGGAAGTCAGAGCTCTTGAAACAATCCGTTTCTCTATTACCAGCCACAGAGGATGCTACGGCGAGTGCAATTTCTGCTCAATAGCAGTTCATCAGGGGAGAAGAGTAAGATGGAGGTCAATTGACTCAATTGTAAAAGAAGCCGAAAAATTTACAAAGCATCCTGCATTTAAAGGTATTATAAGTGATGTGGGAGGCCCTACTGCAAATATGTACGGGTTTGAATGTTCAGTCAAAGAAAAAGCAGGGCCGTGCAGGGACAGGAGATGTCTCTATCCT
Coding sequences within:
- a CDS encoding YgiQ family radical SAM protein — encoded protein: MYLPCTKSEMKKLGWERCDIILITGDAYIDSPFIGAALIGRVLFNAGFKVGMIPQPGLNSDADISRLGEPLLFWGVTGGSVDSMVANYTASGKRRKRDDYTPGGVNSKRPDRAVIAYTNLIKRYFKNTKPIVLGGVEASLRCIAHYDAWSRSIRRSILFDAKADYIVYGMGDRSVRELAEDLSHGGNGHSVRGVCYISSEPEEDFIELPDYQTVKQDNHAFIEMFRGFYDNNDPVSGRGLMQKQDTRYLIHNPPAEYLSQKELDDVYNMDFELDVHPVHRKEGEVRALETIRFSITSHRGCYGECNFCSIAVHQGRRVRWRSIDSIVKEAEKFTKHPAFKGIISDVGGPTANMYGFECSVKEKAGPCRDRRCLYPEVCELLVPSHKGQIEILKRISRIPGVRKVFVASGIRHDIILEDQRYGDPYLKEVVFNHTSGQLKIAPEHTEQEVLDVMGKPGTDKLLKFREKFFKYTKAAGKKQFLTYYFIAAHPGSTKKHMENLKSFTDKYLKIVPEQVQIFTPLPLTWSSIMYATGINPFTMQPIFVERDKGKKEIQKSIITGSKKKNSAYRKYPNRRSRR